In Sphaerospermopsis torques-reginae ITEP-024, the genomic window CAAAACCCGCTTGTCGATTTAGTAACATTTGCTTTTCTGCTGCTTGATCTGGGTAATCTACAACTAGTTTGAATAGAAACCGATCTAACTGCGCTTCTGGTAAGGGATAAGTACCTTCAAATTCCAGGGGGTTTTGTGTTGCAATCACCCAAAATAAATCTGGTAATGGTAAGCTTTCACCATCTAAGGTGACTTGCATTTCTTCCATTGCTTCCAGTAGTGCAGCTTGAGTTTTGGGAGGAGTGCGGTTAATTTCGTCAGCGAGTAAAACTTCTGTAAAAACAGGACCTTTTTTGAGTGAGAAATTGCGACTATTTAAGTCGAAAATATTTGTACCAGTAATATCAGAGGGTAAAACATCTGGTGTGAGTTGAATTCTTCGGAAATCTGCTTGAATTAACTGTGCTAAGACTTTGACTAGGAGTGTTTTACCAGTTCCGGGTACTCCTTCTAAAATTATGTGTCCACCTGCTAACAATGCTATTAGCGATTGCTTGACTAGGTGGGATTGTCCTACAATTATTTGG contains:
- a CDS encoding AAA family ATPase — its product is MSATHPALIRLGQGLNQIIVGQSHLVKQSLIALLAGGHIILEGVPGTGKTLLVKVLAQLIQADFRRIQLTPDVLPSDITGTNIFDLNSRNFSLKKGPVFTEVLLADEINRTPPKTQAALLEAMEEMQVTLDGESLPLPDLFWVIATQNPLEFEGTYPLPEAQLDRFLFKLVVDYPDQAAEKQMLLNRQAGFAARRLDIAKLKPITTVADILEARQAVKQVQVSEAIVDYLLELVRKTRQYPDLALGASPRAAGAWLQTSQASAWLAGRDFVTPDDIKAVASPLLRHRLLLKPEAMLDGLQIDAVIAAIINQVPVPR